A section of the Marinoscillum sp. 108 genome encodes:
- a CDS encoding Zn-dependent hydrolase: MKQVSRFLVVALVISLFGCGPQKQAQSTDEAPNEIMKAKLEDYKKVRLTADLTALSEKEKKMIPKLIEAAQIMDGLFWYEAYGQKDSLLSTIEDEATRAYVKINYGPWDRLDNNKPFIDGVGTKPPGANFYPTDMTKEEFEAADLEGKASLYTFIRRDENGQLIAIPYYEMFSEEVQRVSALLLECADLAEDSGLKAYLKHRAEALLTDDYQPSDMAWMDMKTNGIDIVIGPIENYEDALYNYKAAHEAYVLIKDRTWSDRLSKYAAFLPELQRGLPVPDAYKAEEPGSDADLNAYDVVYYAGDCNSGSKTIAINLPNDEQVQLAKGSRRLQLKNAMRAKFDEILLPISKVLITPDQQQYITFDAFFANTMFHEVAHGLGIKNTINGKGTVRAALQEHGSALEEGKADILGLYMITQLHEKGELEGQIEDYYTTFMAGIFRSVRFGAASAHGKANMIRFNFFNEYGAFAQNEDGTYRVDFAKMKEAMDALSELILTLQGNGDYAGVDALVKEKGTIGAALQADLSKLEAQDIPVDIVFEQGVEVLGL; this comes from the coding sequence ATGAAACAAGTATCCCGATTTTTAGTCGTTGCCTTGGTGATCAGCCTATTCGGCTGTGGACCCCAAAAACAAGCGCAAAGCACCGACGAAGCACCCAATGAAATCATGAAAGCTAAACTAGAGGACTATAAGAAAGTCCGGCTCACGGCTGACCTCACAGCGCTGAGCGAAAAGGAAAAAAAGATGATCCCCAAGCTGATAGAAGCGGCCCAGATCATGGATGGCCTCTTTTGGTATGAAGCCTATGGTCAGAAGGATTCTCTCCTCAGCACCATTGAGGATGAAGCCACTAGAGCTTATGTAAAGATCAACTACGGCCCCTGGGATCGACTGGACAACAACAAGCCATTCATCGACGGGGTGGGCACCAAACCTCCGGGAGCCAACTTCTACCCTACTGACATGACCAAAGAGGAGTTTGAAGCCGCAGACCTGGAAGGCAAAGCCAGCCTTTACACCTTTATCAGAAGAGATGAAAACGGGCAACTCATTGCCATTCCGTACTACGAAATGTTTAGCGAGGAAGTACAGCGAGTGTCTGCTCTGCTGCTGGAATGTGCTGACCTGGCAGAGGATTCCGGCCTTAAGGCCTACCTCAAACACCGGGCAGAAGCGTTGCTTACTGATGACTATCAGCCGTCTGATATGGCCTGGATGGACATGAAAACAAACGGCATTGACATAGTGATTGGCCCCATCGAAAACTATGAGGATGCCCTGTACAATTATAAAGCTGCACACGAGGCTTACGTACTCATCAAAGACAGGACATGGAGCGACCGACTCTCAAAATATGCGGCTTTTCTGCCGGAGCTTCAGCGCGGACTTCCGGTACCGGATGCATACAAAGCTGAAGAACCAGGTAGTGATGCCGACCTCAACGCCTATGATGTGGTCTACTACGCCGGTGACTGTAACTCCGGCTCTAAGACCATCGCTATCAACCTCCCCAACGATGAGCAGGTACAACTAGCCAAAGGCTCCAGAAGACTCCAACTCAAAAACGCCATGCGTGCCAAATTCGACGAGATCCTGCTACCCATTTCTAAAGTGTTGATCACACCAGACCAGCAGCAATACATCACGTTCGATGCCTTCTTTGCCAACACCATGTTTCATGAAGTGGCACACGGGCTGGGCATCAAAAACACCATCAATGGAAAAGGTACAGTGCGCGCTGCCTTGCAGGAGCACGGATCAGCACTGGAAGAGGGTAAAGCAGATATACTCGGCCTTTACATGATCACCCAACTTCACGAGAAAGGCGAGTTGGAAGGACAGATAGAAGATTACTACACCACTTTCATGGCCGGGATTTTCCGTTCGGTGAGATTTGGAGCGGCCAGTGCTCATGGCAAAGCCAACATGATCCGTTTCAATTTTTTCAATGAATATGGTGCATTCGCTCAAAATGAAGACGGCACCTATCGTGTGGATTTCGCCAAAATGAAAGAAGCCATGGACGCACTCTCTGAGCTTATTCTTACCCTGCAGGGTAATGGAGACTATGCAGGAGTAGATGCCCTTGTGAAAGAAAAAGGAACCATCGGTGCTGCGTTGCAGGCCGACCTTTCCAAACTGGAAGCTCAGGACATTCCCGTGGACATTGTTTTTGAACAGGGTGTAGAGGTATTAGGACTCTAA